From the Drosophila sechellia strain sech25 chromosome X, ASM438219v1, whole genome shotgun sequence genome, the window GCCCACAACTTCGAGCCCACTGTGACGCGTGGTTGCCCCGAATGTCGCGTCTTCTCGGGTTTCGTGTGCCCTAGTGCCTACTGGGTGGATACAAAGGAGGATAAGGAAAAGTTGCTAAACGAATATCGAGCGGGGATGGGCACCAAGGATTGCAAGTATTTCAACAGGGGCTCGGGCAAGTGTCCCTTTGGAAACAAGTGCTTCTACAGACACCGTCGTCGATGTGACGTTAACCAGACAGAATCAAATGCCCCCAATTCAGATTGATGGCTAGGGCAATACTATTGATTTTAATGAAATACCACTCATGGCGTTTGACCGATCGACTGAATTTCAATTGGATCAATCCATTTCTCAGTGACTCGTGCGATATGTTCATTTCAAACAAAACATATGAGAACAAAGCCACTTCTTTAGACGGATGAGGGGACACGGCTTATAGACTTGGTCATATCCTTGCCAGAGACCGTAGTGTACAACACTGAGCTTAATATAACTTGGTTCATCTACATATCGACCAATTAAGTACATTATATCCCAATATAGCCGAATTCAAGCAATTAGTACTATAAGCTTAACAAAATTGAACAAATACTCCAGCACcaaatttttgtttacatAATTGTCTTTTCTGGACTTGatgtttaaaaatttttcGTACTTTTATCTAATAAAACTACTAAAATAGGCAAATTGATTGTTCGATATTTGAAATATGGCACCACCTGAATTAtaattgaaaacatttttctgaATATAGTGTTTCGAAATAGCTTTAATTGTGCACTTTGAATTTGGTAGATTTACCAGCTGTTCACGTCGTACCACTCGGATGGAGAGCAAAGGTTGCCAAACTCGCCGTTGGTGCCCGATCCGCATCCCTGTGCTCCCCAGTCACAGCTGGAGTAGATCTGGCGTCCGATCATGTTGGTGGTAGCATAGTTGCAGGCCACCAGCACTTGGTTCCATCCATCGCGATTGTACCTGGCAGCGGCACAGCCCACGCGGGTGTTCCTCTCCGACATCATCACGGTGAAGTGGCCAATGGCACTGGGGGATACGTGAGAGTTAAAATTATTCAGATACCTGATTATATCAGGTATGATGTGAGATCAGACCGCACATCACATTAGTTTCACTAATCTATCATTAAGTTTCTTAATCACAAATCCATGAATATCAGTCAACATTTGTATTTGATATTTCACTGCAACActatttaaactttttaacaccacagaaaaaaaaggtAATAAAGGTTTTTCTTATAGGGTTGGGATAGATCTAACCAAAGACAAACTTACGGTCCATTATATCCGGATGGGTATCCGCCGGCAATGATGCCGGAGTTGGAGTTGTGCACCTCATCGAACCACATCTGCACGCTGTTGTCCAGGATGTAGCCCATGTCGGGTAGGTCGCCGGAGTAGGCCTGCCAGGCCAGATTCTGGCCGGAGTACTTGAAGGCGTCGGTGTTGTGGCAGCTATCGTGCACCATGTTGCACTGGCGGACATTCAGGGAGGCCAGATAGGCCAGCTCAACGTCCCACTCCATGGTGGCCATACGGCAGGCGGCATTGTGATTGGGATCGTAGCCACCGGCAATGTAGTTCCTCTTGTCGTTGTGCGAGTGAACAAAGACCCACTTGTAGTCATCGTTGATGTCGATCAGCTCGGCATCGCCGGGACAGCTGCTGTCCCACCATTTGCTATGACCGCAGGCGATGTGGGAGCCACCGTTGCAGATGTCCCACGAACAATAGTCGGTGGACTGGGCCAGGCCAAAGGACACGACCAGGATGGCAAGCAGAGCGAGTTTCATATTGCCTTTGTTTCGACTAACACCCACAGGCTTTATTGCTTGGATCGTCCGGCAATGTGCTTATAAGGGGCAGATTGGAGCATTGTTGATTGGCAGAAATTAATCGAGTGCACATATTAATCATTTCAATGGCCTAATCTAATCGCTACTTCTATATTTACGATGGACTTACTCTTGGTCTATTTAGTTCTGCCACATAAacgaaagaaataaaattgtattttgtaCATATTATTCCATTCAGTCTTTttaaactaactaaatatatatatatatatatagatctGAATTCACAGACAAAAAGATATAAATTCCTATCTGTGTTTCAATAGAACTTTGAAATTTCTCTTTatatatctgatagtcgagggaACGCTATAGTGTTCTTTCTTGCTTTGATTTTGATAAGGTGATTCTACCTATTGGGATAGGTCGTTTTCTCGAGCAGACTTTTCTGACTGGTAATTGGATTGTTATCAGAACTGATTGAGATTCAATTTATGGAGCGCTTCCTTAGTTGCAGGTACCCGTGCATAAGTTTACTGTCAGGTTCAAAGCTCAGGTTTAAGCTTAATTAGTGCTAAAAATATGGCcccatttaaataaaaccacCGGATTTATTACGTTTTATTAgtttgttttcattatttatcaAAACTCAGATAAACAAAAGTACAAGGAATTAAAatcaaagaaataaatataatgaaaTAACGCCATCAGTTCCCTTACATGTAtgtcaaatcaaataaataaataaaaacggaAACATATCGCGAAATATTACGGATTAAAATGGGATTTTCCTAGATTCGAGATATGCGTTAATAATGTTTTTTTATCTTATCAATTCATATACTACATTTCCTAGAAGACGGTTTCTTACATCCAAGACGAGCCTTTATCTGAAATCGTTTATCTTAACTTTTTTTAAGAGGCAAGAGATAAGCTCTTCGAATCTGAGCTGATTCGCTGAAGTCCCCGTCATACTCATTAATTGGtatgttaatttaattaatttatattatattttttaaatgtatctCGTATTTGTATTTCAAAACTAATAGGAATGTTACAGATATGTTCCATAACTTTATAAACAGTTTCGACTCAAATAAGATCTTCCTATTAACTAATTGCTTTAGTTTATCTTTGATAATAAGGTCCACCCTACCCTTCCTTTGATTTATTCGCTCAATAGGAGAGATTGTTTACGTTGTACTTTTCGTTAGCGCTGCACAGGTACTTGTACTTGGGATTGGTACCGGTGGTACACTTGCTGGCCGCCTTGGAGCAGTAACTGTACATCTTGATGCCCAGGACATTGGTGGCCGCATAGTTGCAGGCCAGCAGGAAGGCCTTGTACGATTGGCCGGGCACCGAGTACGTGGCCGCGGCACAACCCACTTCCGTATTCCGATCGGCAACGAGCACCGTGAAGTGACCAATGGCCGGACCATTGTAGTTCGACGGATAGGCATCGATGTAGGCCTGTTTGGTGTACACCGCCTCATCGTACCACATATCTACGCCCCACTCCAGATAGTGTGTAACATTCAGTGGATTGTAGTAGCCCATCCAGGCCAGATTCTGGCCAGACCAGTCGAAGGCATCCGTATTGTGGCAGCCGTCGTGTTTCATCTGACAACTCTTCACGTTCAAGCTGGCCAAGTAAGCCAGTTCATCGTTCCACTTGATCGTGGCCATTCGACAGGCGGCACTCAGATTGGCATTCAGTCCGCCGGCGATGTGGTTGCGATAGTCGTTCGTCCTAGCCACCAGTGCATCCTTCTGAGCGCTGGAGAGGGTCAACAGGGTGGCGTCACTGGGACAGCTTGAGGCCCAGGccttaaaagaaaaacttaagttagCTAAACAAAAATATCATCTAAAGTAATAACattgcacatatatatattcccgGGGGAATAGTTCTAATCCCGGATTAGAACTCCGCCCTGCTAAGGATTAAAACCGTGATTACTCACTCCATTATTGTCGCATCCCAGATTCTTGGTGTTTCCGCAGCTCTTTTTGCAATAGTCGGTGGCGGAGGCGATGCCAAGTGCCAGAGATAGGCTAAATATGATCACGAAGTTGCGCATTTCTATTCCCAGACCTGATTGCTGGCGTTTCCCACAGGGCAACGGGCTTTTATGGCAATCGGTGTAGAGCAGTTCTtgcttctcttttttttatcaacatttgattaaatatttaccgCCACAGTGTCTCATTTGTACCAGCCGAGTCTGCCGCCCcctcttcctttttttttttttttgtgtaagGGGAGGTTGCTCAAATGTGTAATAACACCACCCACTCATGGCACCCTTCTCCGCCACCCACAAAAGACGTCATTCGATCGGTGCGGTGAAAACAACATGTCTGCGGGAAGCACCTGAGAGTTCTTCGCCATGGAGCCGAGTGTCACTGATTGTTTTCACAAGAGCACAAGATGTTATGAGAGAAATGTTAATgagtaattaaaaaaaaaagaatcagATACAACAGAAACAGACGTTTCTTTGTGTTTAATCTGAATGATTATTTCAAAACAactctaaaaaaaaattggcatTCATTGAGCTGTGAAAAATCCCATCGACTTAATGGCTGAGAAAGTATGCAGGATATATAAAGTCGTGATTTCCTGACCTCAGTTACGAATATCTAAACACGTTTTCTTTTAcatatttcaatatttgctTGCATGCTGagtctcatttttttttaactttgatagttcctgagatcctGACGTTTATACGGACATCCAAACGGACAGACGGGCATACGGACAAAAGCACCGATgacgaatatatatatagacacGCTTTCAACTAATTGATACATATTTTTTaccgaatctagtataccctttcaATTTACGAGTAactgtataaataaataaagttataAGGAATAATAGAACCATTTCAACCCCACCATGCAGTTTTTCTATATAACTGAGGTACAGTGAGTACACAAACACAAGAAAGTCCGGCGCACCTGTCCCAATGACCCTCtttgccaaacaaaatgtTAGCCCAACTGCAACCTATGCAAAAGCCATTAGATCAAAAGCGAAACCCACTAGCCAAGATTAGCCATATTTACCCAGCTGCCAGGAACACCCTTAGCCAAACGATTTGCCAGTTTAGCCAGCAAAATGTTGGCCTAAACTATTGCACTTTCGGTTAAACAagttaaaaatcaaatgaaacaACTGCAATGATTTAgaacaacttttttttttttttgatttggaAAAAGAAAGTATAAACCAAGCTTCAAAATCTCAAATAGTTATATTGTCCAACCCGAATATTGCGAAATCATTTTTTAAGTCGAATACGAAAGAAATATGCCAGCAAAATCATCAAAAAATACACCagtttatatttttgtatatatatatatatatatataattttctgACATATTTGATATGCTGACATTTTATGTATTTCTAGTAGGGTTTTTTCTTATTCAAACAGGCCTGTTCCATTTGCCCAAACATGTTTTCAAAATAATTACTTTTAACCGATTACAATTCGTACTTTTGAAAGAATAATACTTAACTTAAGAAAAGCTACAAATTTAGATAAGAAAATTAAAAGTACACATGTTTTAACAGTTTAAAAAATAGGGATTTTAAAGAGGTTGATGATTTTATTGCTAACAAATAATGTTTTTTACTAAGTACATACAAGTTTCGATTTACTTGCGCTCGGAATCTGGAACAGTCCTGATGATTTAACTTTTGCCAAATTGATAATTGCATTTATGAATCAAAATGAGTCGACAATTGGCCTTTGGATTCGGAATTCATTCCTGCTTATAAGGCATTGTTTTCCCGCCATTATTTCGTGTAGATATAGACAGAGGACTGTCATtgcatatataatattaaattcttTACCATTTACGTTCTTTTAGTACAGAAAAATAAATCTATACTTGCACGAGTCCAACTTCCTGTCTCTGCTTCAGTGTACAATTTTATgaatgtgtgtatatatagatatatttattCCAGCTGGTTCTCAGCTTcatttatatgtacatatgtatttgaTGTATACAGATCTGCGCTATTTGTGtttatatatttgcataagAAGTTTATCTGTGGGCTGTTTGCAGTTCTTGCAGTAGCTGTGGTTGTTGCTTTCATTATATATCGTTTAAGTTCATGCTTTCGTGTAGTTTTGTTAATAATATTTGGCGCTCCTAGGGCGACTTAATAAATTGCACACACAAAATATggatttgtttgtttacatttatcatttaccttatttatcatttgcACAGTTGTACGAGATTTGTTTCAGTTTTTATTCATTTGCTTGGTGTTGgttgtttgtttggtttttggtttcggttATTGGGGTCGGGACAACAATATCAAGAATATTTCTTTTGTCTCTGCATCTTATATGTCTAATAATTGTAAATTCTCTTCCATCATTTCGAATATTCTATATACAGATCTTACAAACGAATACACTGAAGTGTAGCATAGCAAATGAAATTTGACAATTGTGCAGCAGGCAACATGGTGGAGTCCACTTTAAGTGACTCCATCGAGCACTCGGGAACTTAAGCTAAAATTTCGCAACATCATATATATTTGGAATACAAAAGCTATGTTTAAACCAGTTTCTGTGTTTTGCCGTTGAGCCCAAGAGTAGGCCacaaacaaatacatacatttaaGATCAAAGACGCTTGGCGTGGCAACGAACGCGTTGGAGCTCGAAAAGTGGAACCGGAAAGGAAAACTGGGGGATTTACGTATCTTGTATCTTCCCCGggttatattaatattaatatacgaATTGGTAGGTAGATCTCAAATGATTAagatttcgatttcaatttaaaattcgaATAAATGGTGGTGGAGCAGTCTATGGGCAATTACAGTAATATCGAAAAAGTATTTataactttttgttttatttacaacATGTCATGCATTGGTTGTGGCTTCGTATAAATGGCCAAATCTTTGCTTAtggtacatatacatatatatttaaatatattcatacACTAATAACATATGGGAGTGGTCAGGGGTCGCCTAACTGCGATCCTCCGCTATCTAAGTCCTTAGGAGGACTAAGCGCACTAAACATGGATTCATGGATTAGCATTGGATATCTCAAGTTGCGGCTAAATATCAAGTTCATTTTGCTTTTCACGCGGTATAGTAACTGGAACGCTTAACTGGGCGAATTGGAGACGGGGTAACCAATGACTACGTGTTTACTTTCAATACATATAGATCTTCTTGCATATACtaaatatatactatatatgagTTAATACCTGCTAGGCATGATCTAGCCACAGTAAAGTAAACGGGCTTACATCTAGGGGTGCCTTAGAGCAGCTTTAAGTGCCTCTGCttctatacatacataaatatatatatatatttcgatATATGCATATCTGTTACCTATTCTATATTTAGTTTACTTTAGTTTAGGTTGGTTTATTGTATATTATTAGACACCATTTGCATATAGCAATAACAACGTTTGAGTGTTTAACGCTCCACCTGCTTCACACGAACTTTCAATCTTTACTCTCTCAACTCCTCGGCGGACTGAAACTGAACCGGAGCCAAATGCGATTGGGCTTGAATTTGGGATTGAGTGTGCTGCgaatgctgctgcagctgttgctgctggtgttgctgctgttgttgatgCTGCCGCTGTGCCGGAGATGGAGGCTGCCCAAATTTACTGGAGATCTTGTGCGAGGCATTGACAATGGCCAGCTCGTGCTTGGAGTCCAGATCGCAGTCGTAGAGGCCGCTCAGCGAGTCCAGGCTGAGCAGGCGAGAGCTGGCCCGGCTGGACACCGAAGTGTCGTCCACGTCCGGCGCGTTATACAGCGAGTTAACGTCCGAGAGAGCGCCCTCGGCATCGGTAAGACCAGCTTCGTTCAGCAACGAGATGTTCTCCAGCCCGGGCTCATCCGTGATGTAGCCCGTGGACTCGGCTCCccctgaaaaaaaaaaaacaaggcaTTAGTTATGGTTAGAGAAAATGGTAGAGAGCTATGTTCTCACCTGTTGCTTCCTCACGACAATCATCATCCGACCACTCCGATTGGCTCTCCAACGGATTGGAGTCCATGGACTGGTGATTGAAATGGGTTGCTCCGTACTTTAGCTCGTCGTTTATCACATTGGCCTCCAGGCCGCGCATGCTGCCGTTAGTCAGCGGTGCCGCCTCCCGCCCGCCATTCCGGTGGTCCTCAtcttcgtcgtcatcgtcgtcctCCTCCACGTCGTCGTCGTGGTGATTGCCTGCCTCTGTTGCAACCTCCGATCGTTTGTGATTGAGCTCGGACTTTTGTAGGCGCTTCTGTCGCACATCACGTCCCACTTCGTCGTCCTCAAACTCCTCATCGGCCAGGTTGTCCTCGGTGTCGTCacgctcctcctgctcctgcacATGGTTGTagcgctgctgttgctgctgcctctgttggtggtgatggtggtggtggtgatatCGTTGGTGTCGCTgttgcgactgcgactgcacCGCTCCATCCAGTCCGTCCAAGCTCTCGTGGCTGTACTGCAGCTCCTTTGAGCGCGGTCGCTGGCGATGCGTCCTCTGTGGCTGCTGGTGATGCTGCCCGTGATGCGCATGGCTGCCATTCAGCTCCTTGGCCGTATGCATCTCCAGCATGGCTAGCACATGCATCTGGTTGCGGTTCTCGTGCAGAATCTCGCAGGACTCCGTGTCCGAGGTTTGCCTGCAAGAGTCACAATCGCTCGATTGGATAAGGTTTTCAAATATGCATATATCACTTAAGGGATCTAAAATTATAAGTAATATAGGGCCAACCCCCATACCGGTAATGAAAGCGGCGAACCTACACCATATGTCATGGAATGGAAGCTGTCGTCATGGTCAGTGATGGGATTAATAACATAGGTAGACTAacaaacattttatatataagtcATTATCTTATAAAGGTAAAAGGTAAAGTAATTCCCCTTCAAAAACACTTTCCTTGCggaattttgcatttttttatcGAATTGAGGGATATCCAACTAAGTATATATGTCCTACCAAGCTTCTTCCCATCACTGGTCATGGTCTACTCACATTTGGCTGGACTCCGAGGGATTCTTGTTGCGCGTTATCTCCTTGATGGCTTCCAAGCCCACCGGATGTTTGGCGATCATGAAGCTATTACTGCCCAGCAATTTGCCGCCGGCTAGGTGCTCGTGATCCatgttctgctgctgctccgtcTTGTGGTgactgctgttgttgttgccactgttcgagttgctgccgctgccgctgagattgccattgctgctgccgctgccaccGCTGCCATTGCCCACCGCCGAACCTGAACCTGATCCCGATCCGGATCCTCCAACGCCATGTCCATTCGCCGAGCTAAGCTTCCCATTGCTGAGGGAGTAGCTCATCTCCCGGCTCCCATTGCTGGCCGTCTGATCTGTGGTAGAGATGGCTCCAGCCGTCGTTGTCGCGGTCGCCAGGCAACGAGCTCGCGAGGATTCGTTAAGCAGACGTTGCAGTTCACGCTCGAAAGGCGACTTGGTGGCGATGGCCGCACCCGCTGCCGTTCCAACTGCTGCATTCTGAAAGTCGAAGCTGTTGCAGCTGTCGCCCTTGTGTTGTGTGTTTCTCGTCGTGTTGCTGTTAGTGTGATGGCCCTGGCTCTCGGTGGTGGAGCTTAGCTCAAAGTCATGCAGGTGGGCCATGTCGACGACCGGGGAGGTGGGATCCACCTGAATGTCGCAGGGGTAGAGCCATTGCAATGGGTTGACCAGACCGCCGGCGGGCACGTGGTAGCCATTGCGATGGTGCAGGTGGCCACCGTTGACCATGCGCGGCGAGTCCTCATCGCCTTCACCTTCGCCCTCTGTGGTCTTCGAGTAGCTCTCATCCGAGCTGCTCATCGAGGGCGAGTGTGGTCGTGAGCTCAGATCGTCCGTCGAGGACATGTCCCGGCTCTCCTCCAGATCCGTCGGCAGCTTCGGCAGCGGCTTCATGTACGTCCTCAGCACTGGCTTCAGCGgcagctgcggctgctgcgaATACATGGCGTACTGCCGCTGCAAAGGATGTGGGTCCTGCGCGGGATGTGGCTGCTGATCCTGGGCAGACTGCgattgcggctgctgctggtgctgctgcgaCAACATGGTGTGGGGAGAAGTGTAACGTGGTGGCTCGTACTTTGGCGCATGCTGCATGGGCATGATCTGGGGGCGTGGTTAGTCGGAGATGAGCAAGCGAGAGAAAGATAGATGTGCGCGGTCATGCAAAGATTGGACATAGAGAGTTAGACACATGGTACacacagatatatatataaggagTGGATATTCGGGGCAGAGGTGGGCAAGCATCACAAATAGACTGGCATGTAAATGGATTAAATAAGTCATAACGTATTTAAGGAATTCCTTTATCACACCAATTATATGGTCACTATAAATGATTCATTTAAAAGCTTAACTAAGTTATCCTCAAAACTATACTTTTAATTTGAGATCAACAAAATGGTGTATATGCATATGGCTCATTAATTAgaataatatttctttaaaacTTAATAATCAGCTTTTtacattaaatgcaaatataaaCTTGATTAAGCTACACTTAAACATTCGTAAGATTTTAATGTTTTTCCCTACATCtcacaaatacaaacaaatcTATTGTGGTTCTTGGGCATTAGTTACGAATGGGATGGATATGGGTCTTGGTAATCTGGTTATCTGGTTTTTACAGGGCAATTTCTGAGGCACTTGGAGGCTGAGACAAGGCGGTGCTGGCTGTTCAGAGGAGGATCTCCTTGCTCCAGAGCAGGTGTTCAGCGTCTTCACTCACCTTGGCTACCGGCGCGACGCTGCTGGCATGCAATAGCGGCTCGCTCTCCCGGCATTGGCCATAGCCCAGGCTGGTGAACGATGGCGGGTGCTGGCTctgattcagattcagattcgaATGGAGGTGATGCGGTGGATGATGACCATGCTGGTTTAAGGGCGGCACATACGTGCGTTCGCGATCTCGCCGTGGCATCATGAAGCAGTCGCCGCCGAGCACGCCAGCCCCCacacccattcccattcccgaTAGGTCGAGGCTGCCGTGATGCGGCGGCAGCTGCTCCATCTGCTGATGCCGGCCACCGGAAGTTGGGTTCTCAATAATATTAAACTCGCGCAACATTACCGAAGGAACGGGCTggtgctggagctggagctggtgGTGGAGTAGGATCTGGTGCTGCACTGGAACCGCCACTGCTGACGGGAGTGGATGCTGGTGCGGGTGCTGGAACTGGAGTTGGTGGTGCTGGGGCTGGAGGGGAACAGCCACTGCAGC encodes:
- the LOC6619552 gene encoding antigen 5 like allergen Cul n 1; protein product: MKLALLAILVVSFGLAQSTDYCSWDICNGGSHIACGHSKWWDSSCPGDAELIDINDDYKWVFVHSHNDKRNYIAGGYDPNHNAACRMATMEWDVELAYLASLNVRQCNMVHDSCHNTDAFKYSGQNLAWQAYSGDLPDMGYILDNSVQMWFDEVHNSNSGIIAGGYPSGYNGPAIGHFTVMMSERNTRVGCAAARYNRDGWNQVLVACNYATTNMIGRQIYSSCDWGAQGCGSGTNGEFGNLCSPSEWYDVNSW
- the LOC6619553 gene encoding antigen 5 like allergen Cul n 1 translates to MRNFVIIFSLSLALGIASATDYCKKSCGNTKNLGCDNNGAWASSCPSDATLLTLSSAQKDALVARTNDYRNHIAGGLNANLSAACRMATIKWNDELAYLASLNVKSCQMKHDGCHNTDAFDWSGQNLAWMGYYNPLNVTHYLEWGVDMWYDEAVYTKQAYIDAYPSNYNGPAIGHFTVLVADRNTEVGCAAATYSVPGQSYKAFLLACNYAATNVLGIKMYSYCSKAASKCTTGTNPKYKYLCSANEKYNVNNLSY